The proteins below come from a single Fusarium verticillioides 7600 chromosome 3, whole genome shotgun sequence genomic window:
- a CDS encoding lysine-specific histone demethylase 1 — protein sequence MGSDFGQSFRKGIGIRKRDLDDENAIDSLTPSDTIVMSNPAGRISPPITPDVVSVPQSRQTSTEIASEIAPEIVVWTEDMDIDNASHVESEDELSSIKSYAEEGPSQNDDDPTPFGASTVEDAVGSLPSNLTELSDLSSIPSTVSSKATTPTPVDTDGGQEEDQDQDQDLSIDDQPQSHQQSPSRDAERYNFNIRPKASIPTDMSAYQYASECVLAAESSRLNPYALHPEEYHLLRHHISYTQVTTYLNIRNGIIRLWFKHPWIGVTRLEAVGCANARWFDAASVCYDWLVRRGYINYGCVRLSEAETDDTVAPVVKRQKTIAVIGAGISGLGCARQLEGLFKQFADRFHERGEPAPRVVVLEGRGRVGGRVYSREFRTKPKEKSPAFEGKRHTAEMGGMIITGFDRGNPINILLRGQLGLPYHALTADTTIYDSSGRAVDPVRDQLVEKLYNDCLDRVSEYKYKNQLAKLVEGRRDLIEEGRDSPGDGSKTMFQEEEAAAAQQDAPLVTQQNVQAKVNLIPVSSDKLTGRVHMEPGTPATTKASDKAKLMGWTIRDSADGENIDLTSAVNEEGATLGSVLDNAISQYKQIVGLNAQDHRLINWHIANLEYSNATSLHNLSLPLWDIDAGNEWEGSHTMVVGGYQSVARGLVHCPSSLDLKTKFPVKSISYHTGEGMASAAIECEDGSVVDADAVVCTIPLGVLKQNNIVFNPPLPSWKTDVVERLGFGILNKVVLVYDKIFWDHDRHIFGVLRESSNRLSTSQKDYAANRGRFFQWFNVSNTTGLPCLIALMAGEAGFETEHSSNGSLVAEATEVLRSVFGQDVPYPVEAMVTRWGSDRFARGSYSSAAPGMQPEDYDVMARPVGNLFFAGEHTIGTHPATVHGAYLSGLRAASEVLETLIGPIEVPTPLILPRDSVLLRKRKEPAQDQQPARLQAYENEIQTYIQSKLGGRPSRPAKVAGNAYILYSKDLFDVARKKCEENRKPGKGGRAVPNEVRIMTSKMWRDASSEERKPYEDQATEQKRGYAEAVQAWTRATERWDQEAAALRTAYEKENPFGTAKITEVPHESSSKHRRTRHISYAEDSDLGF from the exons ATGGGGTCAGACTTTGGGCAGAGCTTCCGCAAGGGGATCGGCATTAGGAAGAGGGACTTGGACGATGAGAACGCCATTGATTCGCTGACCCCATCCGACACTATTGTCATGTCGAACCCTGCGGGTCGTATATCACCTCCAATCACTCCTGATGTAGTTTCGGTGCCTCAGTCGCGACAGACTTCGACAGAAATAGCCTCTGAGATTGCGCCAGAGATTGTTGTGTGGACCGAAGATATGGATATCGACAACGCTAGTCACGTTGAGTCTGAAGATGAATTGTCAAGCATCAAAAGTTATGCCGA GGAGGGGCCTTCTCAGAACGACGATGACCCAACGCCATTTGGGGCGTCTACTGTAGAGGACGCCGTAGGCTCTCTTCCCTCGAACCTCACAGAACTATCAGATCTCTCATCGATACCCTCGACGGTATCGAGTAAGGCTACTACCCCTACACCAGTCGATACTGATGGTGGACAAGaggaagaccaagaccaagaccaagaccttTCAATCGACGACcagcctcagtctcatcaacaatcacCTTCTCGTGATGCCGAACGCTATAACTTCAATATCAGACCCAAGGCTTCGATACCAACGGATATGTCAGCATACCAGTATGCGTCAGAATGTGTCTTGGCCGCCGAGTCAAGCCGGCTCAACCCATATGCTTTACATCCGGAGGAATACCACCTCCTCCGTCATCACATATCTTATACGCAAGTAACAACATATCTCAATATTAGAAATGGAATCATACGGTTATGGTTCAAACACCCTTGGATCGGTGTGACCCGGCTGGAAGCGGTTGGGTGTGCTAACGCTCGCTGGTTCGACGCAGCGAGTGTTTGCTATGATTGGCTTGTTCGTCGAGGCTATATCAACTACGGATGTGTGCGACTCTCCGAAGCTGAGACAGATGATACTGTTGCACCGGTTGTCAAGAGACAAAAGACCATCGCTGTCATAGGTGCTGGTATCTCCGGACTGGGTTGCGCAAGACAGCTTGAGGGATTGTTTAAGCAATTTGCTGATCGCTTCCATGAACGAGGCGAGCCTGCGCCTCGAGTGGTTGTGCTTGAAGGGCGAGGCCGTGTTGGAGGAAGAGTATACTCTCGCGAGTTCCGGACCAAACCAAAAGAAAAATCTCCAGCTTTTGAAGGCAAGCGACACACTGCGGAGATGGGCGGCATGATCATTACTGGGTTCGACCGGGGAAACCCTATCAACATCCTGCTTCGTGGACAATTGGGGCTTCCTTATCATGCACTGACAGCGGATACTACAATCTACGACAGCAGTGGAAGGGCAGTTGACCCTGTGCGCGATCAGCTCGTTGAAAAACTTTACAATGACTGTTTAGACCGCGTCAGCGAATACAAGTATAAGAATCAACTTGCAAAGCTGGTCGAAGGTCGACGGGACCTCATCGAGGAGGGGCGTGATAGTCCTGGAGACGGCAGCAAGACAATGTttcaggaagaagaggctgctgctgcccaGCAAGATGCACCTCTAGTGACACAACAGAACGTCCAAGCAAAGGTCAATCTGATACCAGTATCATCAGACAAGCTCACAGGTCGGGTCCATATGGAGCCTGGCACTCCCGCGACTACTAAAGCCTCCGACAAAGCAAAATTGATGGGCTGGACAATTCGAGACTCAGCCGACGGAGAGAACATTGATTTAACATCGGCAGTGAATGAAGAGGGGGCAACTCTGGGATCTGTTCTTGATAACGCCATTTCCCAGTACAAACAAATCGTAGGGCTGAATGCCCAGGATCACCGACTGATCAACTGGCACATTGCCAATCTGGAGTACAGTAACGCTACAAGCTTGCACAACCTGAGCCTCCCATTGTGGGACATTGATGCAGGTAATGAATGGGAGGGAAGCCATACCATGGTCGTGGGCGGTTACCAAAGTGTGGCTCGTGGCTTGGTTCACTGCCCGAGCTCACTTGACCTCAAGACTAAATTCCCGGTGAAGAGCATATCCTACCATACTGGAGAGGGCATGGCGTCAGCTGCGATTGAGTGCGAAGACGGCTCAGTAGTGGATGCTGATGCCGTGGTTTGCACTATTCCGCTCGGTGTTCTGAAACAGAACAATATCGTCTTCAACCCACCTCTTCCATCATGGAAAACTGATGTCGTTGAGCGACTTGGATTCGGCATTCTGAACAAGGTTGTTCTAGTGTACGATAAGATTTTCTGGGACCATGACAGACATATCTTCGGCGTCTTGAGGGAGTCTTCCAACCGATTGAGTACCTCACAAAAAGACTATGCCGCAAATCGTGGTCGCTTTTTTCAATGGTTCAACGTATCCAACACGACAGGTCTTCCATGTCTCATTGCTTTGATGGCAGGGGAGGCTGGTTTTGAGACAGAACATTCAAGTAACGGTAGCCTTGTGGCCGAAGCCACGGAAGTACTACGCAGCGTCTTTGGCCAGGATGTTCCCTATCCTGTAGAGGCCATGGTCACCCGCTGGGGTTCAGATCGATTCGCTCGAGGTAGTTattcttctgctgctcccGGGATGCAGCCAGAAGACTACGATGTCATGGCCAGACCTGTCGGAAacctcttctttgctggtgaaCACACCATTGGTACGCACCCAGCAACGGTTCATGGGGCGTATCTGTCCGGTCTAAGGGCAGCTTCTGAAGTTTTGGAGACCTTGATCGGCCCCATTGAGGTCCCGACACCACTGATACTGCCTCGAGACTCTGTGCTGCTGCGCAAGCGTAAGGAGCCTGCCCAAGATCAGCAACCAGCACGACTTCAGGCCTATGAAAACGAGATTCAGACCTATATACAATCGAAGCTTGGGGGTAGACCCTCTCGTCCGGCTAAAGTTGCAGGGAATGCGTATATACTCTATAGCAAGGATCTATTCGACGTTGCGAGGAAGAAGTGTGAGGAGAATCGGAAACCAGGCAAAGGTGGGCGTGCTGTCCCCAACGAAGTTCGGATCATGACTAGTAAGATGTGGAGGGACGCTTCGTCTGAGGAACGCAAGCCGTATGAAGACCAGGCAACCGAGCAAAAGCGCGGGTACGCTGAAGCTGTTCAGGCATGGACCCGGGCCACCGAACGATGGGATCAGGAGGCCGCTGCACTGCGAACAGCTTACGAGAAAGAGAATCCCTTTGGTACCGCCAAGATAACAGAGGTTCCTCACGAGAGTTCCAGCAAACATCGCAGGACGAGGCACATAAGTTATGCGGAGGACAGTGACCTTGGGTTCTGA
- a CDS encoding F-type H+-transporting ATPase subunit gamma, whose product MKIVASTKLTRAQRAMNDSRKYGQTSNEVYESAETKALETEDKKTLIIVCSSDKGLCGGIHSGLSRYVRRLHAEQPGFDLVLIGEKAKAQLSRTNASAIQLSFAGIGKDVPTFADAQAIADQVIQLPTEYTDIKILYNSFVNAQTYEASLIEAFSEEAIQQSPNFSAFEVDEEVLGNLREYSLANSLYWALAEGHACEQSARRNAMDNASKNAGEMINKYQILFNRTRQAVITGELVEIITGATASADM is encoded by the exons ATGAAGATTGTCGCCTCCACCAAGCTCACCCGAGCCCAGCGCGCCATGAACGACTCTCGCAAGTACGGTCAGACCTCTAATGAGGTCTACGAGTCCGCTGAGACCAAGGCCCTCGAGactgaggacaagaagaccCTTATCATCGTCTGCTCTTCCGACAAGGGTCTCTGCGGTGGTATTCACTCTGGTCTGTCCCGATATGTCCGCCGACTTCACGCCGAGCAGCCTGGCTTTGACCTCGTCCTCATTggtgagaaggccaaggctcagCTCTCACGAACCAACGCCTCAGCTATCCAGCTGAGCTTTGCTGGCATTGGCAAGGATGTTCCCACCTTTGCCGACGCCCAGGCCATCGCCGACCAGGTTATTCAGCTTCCCACTGAGTACACCGACATCAAGATTCTGTACAACAGCTTCGTCAACGCTCAGACCTACGAGGCTTCCCTGATTGAGGCATTTTCTGAGGAGGCTATCCAGCAGTCCC CCAACTTCTCTGCCTtcgaggttgacgaggaggtTCTTGGCAACCTTCGCGAGTACAGTCTTGCCAACTCCCTCTACTGGGCTCTTGCTGAGGGCCACGCCTGCGAGCAGTCTGCCCGACGAAACGCTATGGAT AACGCCTCTAAGAACGCtggtgagatgatcaacAAGTACCAGATTCTCTTCAACCGTACTCGACAGGCCGTCATTACCGGAGAACTGGTTGAGATTATCACTGGTGCTACTGCCTCTGCGGACATGTAA
- a CDS encoding lysine-specific histone demethylase 1, producing the protein MNCQASKVMPSEWSNASTLRARQSLSDPILTVRREGPSQNDDDPTPFGASTVEDAVGSLPSNLTELSDLSSIPSTVSSKATTPTPVDTDGGQEEDQDQDQDLSIDDQPQSHQQSPSRDAERYNFNIRPKASIPTDMSAYQYASECVLAAESSRLNPYALHPEEYHLLRHHISYTQVTTYLNIRNGIIRLWFKHPWIGVTRLEAVGCANARWFDAASVCYDWLVRRGYINYGCVRLSEAETDDTVAPVVKRQKTIAVIGAGISGLGCARQLEGLFKQFADRFHERGEPAPRVVVLEGRGRVGGRVYSREFRTKPKEKSPAFEGKRHTAEMGGMIITGFDRGNPINILLRGQLGLPYHALTADTTIYDSSGRAVDPVRDQLVEKLYNDCLDRVSEYKYKNQLAKLVEGRRDLIEEGRDSPGDGSKTMFQEEEAAAAQQDAPLVTQQNVQAKVNLIPVSSDKLTGRVHMEPGTPATTKASDKAKLMGWTIRDSADGENIDLTSAVNEEGATLGSVLDNAISQYKQIVGLNAQDHRLINWHIANLEYSNATSLHNLSLPLWDIDAGNEWEGSHTMVVGGYQSVARGLVHCPSSLDLKTKFPVKSISYHTGEGMASAAIECEDGSVVDADAVVCTIPLGVLKQNNIVFNPPLPSWKTDVVERLGFGILNKVVLVYDKIFWDHDRHIFGVLRESSNRLSTSQKDYAANRGRFFQWFNVSNTTGLPCLIALMAGEAGFETEHSSNGSLVAEATEVLRSVFGQDVPYPVEAMVTRWGSDRFARGSYSSAAPGMQPEDYDVMARPVGNLFFAGEHTIGTHPATVHGAYLSGLRAASEVLETLIGPIEVPTPLILPRDSVLLRKRKEPAQDQQPARLQAYENEIQTYIQSKLGGRPSRPAKVAGNAYILYSKDLFDVARKKCEENRKPGKGGRAVPNEVRIMTSKMWRDASSEERKPYEDQATEQKRGYAEAVQAWTRATERWDQEAAALRTAYEKENPFGTAKITEVPHESSSKHRRTRHISYAEDSDLGF; encoded by the coding sequence ATGAATTGTCAAGCATCAAAAGTTATGCCGAGTGAGTGGTCTAACGCCTCGACTTTACGTGCTCGACAGAGTCTTTCAGACCCAATCCTAACTGTGCGCAGGGAGGGGCCTTCTCAGAACGACGATGACCCAACGCCATTTGGGGCGTCTACTGTAGAGGACGCCGTAGGCTCTCTTCCCTCGAACCTCACAGAACTATCAGATCTCTCATCGATACCCTCGACGGTATCGAGTAAGGCTACTACCCCTACACCAGTCGATACTGATGGTGGACAAGaggaagaccaagaccaagaccaagaccttTCAATCGACGACcagcctcagtctcatcaacaatcacCTTCTCGTGATGCCGAACGCTATAACTTCAATATCAGACCCAAGGCTTCGATACCAACGGATATGTCAGCATACCAGTATGCGTCAGAATGTGTCTTGGCCGCCGAGTCAAGCCGGCTCAACCCATATGCTTTACATCCGGAGGAATACCACCTCCTCCGTCATCACATATCTTATACGCAAGTAACAACATATCTCAATATTAGAAATGGAATCATACGGTTATGGTTCAAACACCCTTGGATCGGTGTGACCCGGCTGGAAGCGGTTGGGTGTGCTAACGCTCGCTGGTTCGACGCAGCGAGTGTTTGCTATGATTGGCTTGTTCGTCGAGGCTATATCAACTACGGATGTGTGCGACTCTCCGAAGCTGAGACAGATGATACTGTTGCACCGGTTGTCAAGAGACAAAAGACCATCGCTGTCATAGGTGCTGGTATCTCCGGACTGGGTTGCGCAAGACAGCTTGAGGGATTGTTTAAGCAATTTGCTGATCGCTTCCATGAACGAGGCGAGCCTGCGCCTCGAGTGGTTGTGCTTGAAGGGCGAGGCCGTGTTGGAGGAAGAGTATACTCTCGCGAGTTCCGGACCAAACCAAAAGAAAAATCTCCAGCTTTTGAAGGCAAGCGACACACTGCGGAGATGGGCGGCATGATCATTACTGGGTTCGACCGGGGAAACCCTATCAACATCCTGCTTCGTGGACAATTGGGGCTTCCTTATCATGCACTGACAGCGGATACTACAATCTACGACAGCAGTGGAAGGGCAGTTGACCCTGTGCGCGATCAGCTCGTTGAAAAACTTTACAATGACTGTTTAGACCGCGTCAGCGAATACAAGTATAAGAATCAACTTGCAAAGCTGGTCGAAGGTCGACGGGACCTCATCGAGGAGGGGCGTGATAGTCCTGGAGACGGCAGCAAGACAATGTttcaggaagaagaggctgctgctgcccaGCAAGATGCACCTCTAGTGACACAACAGAACGTCCAAGCAAAGGTCAATCTGATACCAGTATCATCAGACAAGCTCACAGGTCGGGTCCATATGGAGCCTGGCACTCCCGCGACTACTAAAGCCTCCGACAAAGCAAAATTGATGGGCTGGACAATTCGAGACTCAGCCGACGGAGAGAACATTGATTTAACATCGGCAGTGAATGAAGAGGGGGCAACTCTGGGATCTGTTCTTGATAACGCCATTTCCCAGTACAAACAAATCGTAGGGCTGAATGCCCAGGATCACCGACTGATCAACTGGCACATTGCCAATCTGGAGTACAGTAACGCTACAAGCTTGCACAACCTGAGCCTCCCATTGTGGGACATTGATGCAGGTAATGAATGGGAGGGAAGCCATACCATGGTCGTGGGCGGTTACCAAAGTGTGGCTCGTGGCTTGGTTCACTGCCCGAGCTCACTTGACCTCAAGACTAAATTCCCGGTGAAGAGCATATCCTACCATACTGGAGAGGGCATGGCGTCAGCTGCGATTGAGTGCGAAGACGGCTCAGTAGTGGATGCTGATGCCGTGGTTTGCACTATTCCGCTCGGTGTTCTGAAACAGAACAATATCGTCTTCAACCCACCTCTTCCATCATGGAAAACTGATGTCGTTGAGCGACTTGGATTCGGCATTCTGAACAAGGTTGTTCTAGTGTACGATAAGATTTTCTGGGACCATGACAGACATATCTTCGGCGTCTTGAGGGAGTCTTCCAACCGATTGAGTACCTCACAAAAAGACTATGCCGCAAATCGTGGTCGCTTTTTTCAATGGTTCAACGTATCCAACACGACAGGTCTTCCATGTCTCATTGCTTTGATGGCAGGGGAGGCTGGTTTTGAGACAGAACATTCAAGTAACGGTAGCCTTGTGGCCGAAGCCACGGAAGTACTACGCAGCGTCTTTGGCCAGGATGTTCCCTATCCTGTAGAGGCCATGGTCACCCGCTGGGGTTCAGATCGATTCGCTCGAGGTAGTTattcttctgctgctcccGGGATGCAGCCAGAAGACTACGATGTCATGGCCAGACCTGTCGGAAacctcttctttgctggtgaaCACACCATTGGTACGCACCCAGCAACGGTTCATGGGGCGTATCTGTCCGGTCTAAGGGCAGCTTCTGAAGTTTTGGAGACCTTGATCGGCCCCATTGAGGTCCCGACACCACTGATACTGCCTCGAGACTCTGTGCTGCTGCGCAAGCGTAAGGAGCCTGCCCAAGATCAGCAACCAGCACGACTTCAGGCCTATGAAAACGAGATTCAGACCTATATACAATCGAAGCTTGGGGGTAGACCCTCTCGTCCGGCTAAAGTTGCAGGGAATGCGTATATACTCTATAGCAAGGATCTATTCGACGTTGCGAGGAAGAAGTGTGAGGAGAATCGGAAACCAGGCAAAGGTGGGCGTGCTGTCCCCAACGAAGTTCGGATCATGACTAGTAAGATGTGGAGGGACGCTTCGTCTGAGGAACGCAAGCCGTATGAAGACCAGGCAACCGAGCAAAAGCGCGGGTACGCTGAAGCTGTTCAGGCATGGACCCGGGCCACCGAACGATGGGATCAGGAGGCCGCTGCACTGCGAACAGCTTACGAGAAAGAGAATCCCTTTGGTACCGCCAAGATAACAGAGGTTCCTCACGAGAGTTCCAGCAAACATCGCAGGACGAGGCACATAAGTTATGCGGAGGACAGTGACCTTGGGTTCTGA
- a CDS encoding F-type H+-transporting ATPase subunit gamma: MLSRAARPALRAAAAANARAAAVPSSAATYATLREIEDRLKSIRNIEKITNTMKIVASTKLTRAQRAMNDSRKYGQTSNEVYESAETKALETEDKKTLIIVCSSDKGLCGGIHSGLSRYVRRLHAEQPGFDLVLIGEKAKAQLSRTNASAIQLSFAGIGKDVPTFADAQAIADQVIQLPTEYTDIKILYNSFVNAQTYEASLIEAFSEEAIQQSPNFSAFEVDEEVLGNLREYSLANSLYWALAEGHACEQSARRNAMDNASKNAGEMINKYQILFNRTRQAVITGELVEIITGATASADM; this comes from the exons ATGTTGTCACGAGCCGCTAGACCAGCTCTCCGAGCTGCTGCCGCAGCTAATGCTCG GGCCGCCGCCGTCCCCAGCTCCGCTGCCACCTATGCGACTCTCCGTGAGATCGAGGACCGTCTCAAGTCCATCCGAaacatcgagaagatcacaAACACCATGAAGATTGTCGCCTCCACCAAGCTCACCCGAGCCCAGCGCGCCATGAACGACTCTCGCAAGTACGGTCAGACCTCTAATGAGGTCTACGAGTCCGCTGAGACCAAGGCCCTCGAGactgaggacaagaagaccCTTATCATCGTCTGCTCTTCCGACAAGGGTCTCTGCGGTGGTATTCACTCTGGTCTGTCCCGATATGTCCGCCGACTTCACGCCGAGCAGCCTGGCTTTGACCTCGTCCTCATTggtgagaaggccaaggctcagCTCTCACGAACCAACGCCTCAGCTATCCAGCTGAGCTTTGCTGGCATTGGCAAGGATGTTCCCACCTTTGCCGACGCCCAGGCCATCGCCGACCAGGTTATTCAGCTTCCCACTGAGTACACCGACATCAAGATTCTGTACAACAGCTTCGTCAACGCTCAGACCTACGAGGCTTCCCTGATTGAGGCATTTTCTGAGGAGGCTATCCAGCAGTCCC CCAACTTCTCTGCCTtcgaggttgacgaggaggtTCTTGGCAACCTTCGCGAGTACAGTCTTGCCAACTCCCTCTACTGGGCTCTTGCTGAGGGCCACGCCTGCGAGCAGTCTGCCCGACGAAACGCTATGGAT AACGCCTCTAAGAACGCtggtgagatgatcaacAAGTACCAGATTCTCTTCAACCGTACTCGACAGGCCGTCATTACCGGAGAACTGGTTGAGATTATCACTGGTGCTACTGCCTCTGCGGACATGTAA